A genomic segment from Thermodesulfobacteriota bacterium encodes:
- a CDS encoding NAD-dependent deacylase produces MSIRDEILRAASILAEAENAVASTGAGISAESGIATFRDPGGVWERLNPAEVGTTYGLVSALNRHPEKYVSIFIELLESLEQAEPNSGHRALSDLESLGIVKTIITQNIDNLHQEAGNTRVIEVHGNGFRLCCTSCGIREEKDRKALLRETRDRIRSLTSYSLEAFMEVMPRCESCGAMMRPDVVMFGEAVQGLPAAFDAVRTCQVMLALGTSGVVYPAAYFPFEAKQAGAYVIVVNPRENPFYAVSDVYLPMKAGEALPEIVAAVRKIRGADQVF; encoded by the coding sequence ATGAGTATCAGAGATGAAATTTTACGGGCCGCCAGCATCCTGGCGGAAGCTGAAAACGCCGTAGCCTCTACCGGTGCCGGTATTTCAGCGGAAAGCGGCATCGCCACCTTCCGGGATCCCGGCGGGGTCTGGGAGCGATTGAACCCGGCCGAGGTGGGCACTACCTACGGGCTGGTCAGCGCCCTGAACCGTCATCCGGAAAAATACGTGTCGATTTTTATCGAACTGCTGGAATCCCTTGAGCAAGCGGAGCCGAACTCCGGGCACCGAGCCCTTTCCGATCTGGAATCGCTGGGCATTGTCAAGACCATTATTACCCAGAACATCGACAACCTGCATCAGGAGGCCGGCAATACCCGGGTCATCGAAGTGCACGGCAATGGTTTCCGGCTCTGCTGTACGTCATGCGGTATCCGGGAGGAGAAAGACCGGAAAGCGTTGTTGAGGGAAACCAGGGACAGAATTCGTTCGCTGACGAGTTATTCTCTTGAGGCTTTTATGGAAGTGATGCCCCGGTGCGAAAGCTGCGGGGCCATGATGCGGCCGGACGTGGTCATGTTCGGAGAAGCCGTTCAGGGGCTGCCCGCCGCCTTTGATGCCGTCCGGACCTGCCAGGTTATGCTGGCCCTGGGCACATCCGGCGTGGTCTATCCGGCGGCTTATTTCCCCTTTGAGGCCAAGCAGGCCGGGGCATACGTCATCGTAGTCAATCCCAGGGAAAATCCCTTTTACGCCGTTTCCGACGTTTATCTGCCCATGAAGGCCGGCGAAGCCCTGCCGGAAATCGTGGCGGCGGTCAGAAAAATCAGAGGGGCCGATCAGGTTTTTTAA
- a CDS encoding AMP-binding protein, producing MGSNRFWTKSYDTGVGDLSPDKWEISYVDAIRPAFENFADKTAYAFMGTHISFEDLNHYANRFAHQLLDHGLTKGDVVGINLPNIPEYGIAWLGTLRAGCVVSGVSPLLSAPEMKHQLSDSKAKALVTLDAVFAATVVKIADELPDLKLVVVASVGGFLPPLKRFLGKKLGKIPQGKITPLEGKTVVRIETAIKEGAYGDMDPGIKITPDDIAYIQYTGGTTGLPKGAQLSHRNVVADVLIVQHWLHWEKGRGLALSGFPFFHIAGLFFNKNCIYLGWTQVLIPNPRDTDHICKEIAKYRPSVLVNVPSLFQMLIANPKFKNLDHSGLEACISAASPFPEESQRQLEQIVGQGKLLEVYGMTETSPLTTMTPVNGKKKLGHIGLPLPNTDICLKSTDTGEPVSLGQPGEICVKGPQVMVGYFNKPEETARVMDAEGYLHTGDVAIQDEEGYLRIVDRTKDMIIVSGFKVFSRRVEDLLSEHPAIDMIATIGRPNPERPGSELVEAYVKPRLGHPLAADKAALEKDILAFAKEKLSPYEVPKRVRILDELPLTTVGKVDKKVLRKRTD from the coding sequence ATGGGAAGTAATCGTTTCTGGACCAAATCCTACGACACCGGGGTCGGCGATCTGTCGCCCGATAAATGGGAAATCAGTTATGTAGACGCCATCAGGCCAGCGTTCGAGAACTTCGCGGACAAGACGGCCTATGCCTTCATGGGCACGCATATCAGCTTCGAGGATTTGAACCATTACGCCAACCGTTTCGCGCACCAGCTGCTTGATCACGGCCTGACCAAAGGGGATGTGGTCGGCATCAACCTGCCCAACATCCCGGAATACGGCATTGCCTGGCTGGGCACGCTCCGGGCCGGATGCGTGGTCTCGGGTGTTTCACCGCTGCTGTCCGCCCCTGAAATGAAGCACCAGTTGAGCGATTCGAAGGCCAAAGCCCTGGTCACCCTGGACGCTGTCTTCGCGGCTACGGTCGTCAAGATTGCCGACGAATTACCGGACCTGAAACTGGTCGTCGTGGCCAGTGTGGGCGGATTTCTGCCGCCGCTCAAGCGGTTTCTGGGAAAAAAGCTGGGCAAGATCCCCCAGGGCAAGATCACGCCCCTTGAGGGAAAAACCGTGGTAAGAATTGAAACGGCCATCAAGGAAGGCGCCTATGGCGACATGGATCCCGGCATCAAGATCACGCCCGACGACATCGCCTATATCCAGTATACCGGCGGCACCACCGGCCTGCCCAAGGGAGCGCAGTTGAGCCACCGCAACGTGGTGGCCGACGTGCTTATCGTTCAGCACTGGCTGCACTGGGAAAAGGGCCGGGGCCTGGCCCTGTCCGGATTCCCCTTTTTCCATATCGCCGGTTTATTCTTCAACAAGAACTGCATCTATCTGGGCTGGACCCAGGTGCTCATTCCCAACCCCCGGGACACGGACCACATCTGCAAGGAAATCGCCAAATACCGGCCGTCGGTGCTGGTCAACGTGCCGTCCCTGTTTCAGATGCTGATCGCCAACCCCAAATTTAAAAATCTGGATCATTCCGGCCTGGAGGCCTGCATCTCGGCGGCTTCACCCTTTCCGGAGGAATCCCAGCGCCAGCTGGAGCAGATCGTCGGCCAGGGCAAGCTCCTGGAGGTGTACGGCATGACCGAGACATCGCCCCTGACCACCATGACGCCCGTCAACGGCAAGAAGAAGCTGGGCCATATCGGCCTGCCCCTGCCTAATACCGACATCTGCCTCAAGAGTACCGATACCGGCGAGCCTGTATCGCTGGGTCAGCCCGGCGAGATCTGCGTCAAGGGCCCCCAGGTCATGGTGGGCTATTTCAACAAGCCCGAGGAGACCGCCCGGGTGATGGACGCCGAGGGGTATCTGCATACCGGGGACGTGGCCATTCAGGACGAGGAGGGGTATCTGCGCATCGTCGACCGCACCAAGGACATGATCATCGTCAGCGGGTTCAAGGTCTTTTCCCGCCGGGTGGAGGATCTGCTCTCCGAGCATCCGGCCATCGACATGATCGCCACCATCGGCCGGCCCAATCCGGAGCGGCCCGGATCCGAGCTGGTGGAGGCCTATGTCAAGCCGCGGCTGGGGCATCCCCTGGCCGCGGACAAGGCGGCCCTGGAAAAGGATATCCTCGCCTTTGCCAAGGAGAAACTGTCGCCCTACGAAGTGCCCAAGCGGGTGCGTATTCTCGATGAGCTGCCTCTGACCACCGTCGGCAAGGTGGACAAGAAGGTGCTGCGAAAAAGGACGGATTAG
- a CDS encoding type II toxin-antitoxin system mRNA interferase toxin, RelE/StbE family — protein sequence MWTVYEHRNAARKITRLPQEILKRYEKWKDIVNISGPEGLKLIKGFHDESLSGQWAGHRSSRLGLQYRVIYRVEKDKIFIEVIDITAHDYRRK from the coding sequence ATGTGGACAGTCTATGAGCATCGCAACGCGGCCAGAAAAATAACCAGACTTCCTCAGGAGATCTTAAAGCGATATGAAAAATGGAAGGATATCGTTAACATTTCCGGGCCTGAAGGATTGAAACTGATAAAAGGTTTCCACGACGAATCGTTGAGCGGACAATGGGCCGGCCATCGATCATCACGTCTCGGGCTTCAGTACCGCGTGATCTACCGGGTGGAGAAGGATAAGATTTTCATCGAGGTGATTGACATTACGGCTCACGACTACAGGAGAAAGTGA
- a CDS encoding helix-turn-helix transcriptional regulator → MKNYRLAKKTVDVSVGESVRIIRELQGLSQNDLAVVTGIPQSTISAIENDRIRLGVERAKVLARALKCHPAVLVFPGWNSHEQSAA, encoded by the coding sequence ATGAAAAACTACCGGCTGGCGAAAAAAACCGTGGATGTTTCCGTGGGAGAATCCGTGCGGATTATCCGGGAACTTCAGGGGTTGAGTCAGAACGACTTGGCGGTCGTGACCGGCATCCCCCAATCCACTATATCCGCCATTGAGAACGATCGCATCCGGCTTGGCGTCGAACGGGCCAAAGTTCTGGCCCGGGCATTGAAATGCCATCCGGCGGTGCTTGTCTTCCCCGGCTGGAATTCCCATGAGCAATCCGCGGCCTGA
- the scpB gene encoding SMC-Scp complex subunit ScpB: MQNDLKNTIESLLFISDNPVDVRALKQIIPEADPKDIRLAIAELVGEYEDRQGGFLLYEVAGGFQFRTRPEYKEWIRKLVKPAPVRLSKASLETLAIIAYHQPIIRADVERIRGVDSGAIMRSLLERKLIRILGKKEIPGRPLIYATTRRFLEIFNLKNLSDMPSLKEIQAFGKEGIAQQFAAGTGVEVAPAEDDVPPGEGAEMVGEDGSAITDQLPETQGTEEAVYSDQDGDLSVGEAEPDEEASDVEADSDVKDDYIAEDEADSVFRDEGAAASGVEHLVDGEVSDMPEPGMDSPEYDETVSPDRKEDMPEQEADGHEPDTMVPPDQGVATPPTDGTEEPPVPEDENNT; this comes from the coding sequence ATGCAGAACGATTTGAAAAACACCATCGAAAGTCTGCTGTTTATCTCGGACAATCCGGTCGATGTCCGGGCCCTCAAGCAGATCATTCCGGAGGCCGACCCCAAAGATATCCGACTGGCCATCGCCGAACTGGTGGGGGAATACGAGGACCGGCAGGGCGGCTTTCTGCTCTATGAAGTGGCCGGCGGGTTCCAGTTCCGGACCCGGCCCGAGTACAAGGAGTGGATCAGGAAACTGGTCAAGCCCGCTCCCGTCCGCCTGAGTAAGGCGTCCCTGGAGACCCTGGCCATTATCGCCTATCACCAGCCCATCATCCGGGCCGACGTGGAGCGGATCCGGGGGGTGGATTCCGGCGCCATCATGCGCAGCCTGCTGGAACGGAAACTGATCCGCATTCTGGGGAAAAAGGAGATACCCGGCCGACCCCTGATCTACGCCACCACCCGGCGGTTCCTGGAAATCTTCAACCTTAAAAATCTGAGTGACATGCCGAGCCTGAAAGAGATTCAGGCGTTCGGCAAGGAGGGAATAGCCCAGCAGTTCGCCGCCGGGACAGGGGTCGAGGTGGCTCCGGCCGAAGACGACGTGCCCCCGGGTGAAGGCGCGGAAATGGTCGGCGAAGACGGTTCGGCTATCACGGATCAGCTTCCGGAAACCCAGGGAACCGAAGAGGCCGTTTATTCAGATCAGGACGGGGACTTATCGGTGGGCGAGGCGGAACCGGACGAAGAGGCATCGGACGTTGAGGCGGATTCAGATGTTAAGGACGATTATATAGCGGAGGACGAGGCGGATTCCGTTTTCCGGGACGAAGGTGCAGCGGCGTCCGGGGTCGAACATCTTGTTGATGGCGAAGTTTCGGATATGCCGGAACCGGGTATGGACAGCCCGGAATACGATGAAACAGTCTCCCCTGACCGGAAAGAGGATATGCCGGAACAGGAAGCGGATGGCCATGAACCCGACACAATGGTTCCCCCGGACCAGGGGGTGGCTACCCCGCCGACCGATGGCACGGAAGAACCGCCGGTTCCCGAAGACGAAAACAACACCTAA